In a genomic window of Lycium ferocissimum isolate CSIRO_LF1 chromosome 9, AGI_CSIRO_Lferr_CH_V1, whole genome shotgun sequence:
- the LOC132030907 gene encoding protein ANTAGONIST OF LIKE HETEROCHROMATIN PROTEIN 1-like: MEISSFSFPSQEDFNFPPNPNFFTFLHQELEHMPKKIKTDDFDHTPVDEILNKYLGVENSVENHTLFDFENQESSSKMNDQASVSSTKKRARENVVEVPLQQRRLWVKNRSNAWWEQCNSPDFPEDEFKKAFRMSKSTFNVICRELESVITKKDTMLRLAIPVNQRVAVCIWRLATGAPLREVSKRFGLGISTCHKIVLEVCTAIKRVLMGKFVQWPDELKMEEIKREFEVVSEIQTICGSMYTTHVPIIAPKENITAYFNKRHTDRNQKTSYSVTVQGVVDHKGIFTDVCIGWPGSMTNDQVLEKSALFERANRGNLKDIWVVGNSGFPLTDWILVPFTHQNLTWTQHAFNEKVSDVQKVAKEAFMRLKARWSCLQKRTEVKLQDLPVVLGACCVLHNICEMRGEELSEELRFDLFDDEIVPENIVRSVNAMQVRDQIAHKLLHHYHAGTSFL, encoded by the coding sequence aTGGAAATATCTTCTTTCTCATTTCCTTCACAAGAAGACTTTAATTTCCCTCCTAATCCCAATTTCTTCACTTTCCTTCATCAAGAACTTGAACACatgcccaaaaaaataaaaaccgaCGATTTTGATCACACCCCAGTTGACGAAATCCTAAATAAATATCTTGGTGTCGAAAATTCAGTTGAAAATCACACCctttttgattttgaaaatcaagaaagtaGCTCAAAAATGAATGATCAAGCATCTGTGTCTAGCACAAAAAAACGTGCTAGAGAAAATGTTGTTGAGGTGCCATTACAACAAAGGAGATTATGGGTTAAAAACAGGTCAAATGCATGGTGGGAACAATGCAACAGTCCTGATTTCCCTGAAGacgaattcaagaaagcatttCGTATGAGCAAATCCACATTTAACGTAATCTGTAGAGAACTCGAATCAGTAATAACTAAAAAAGATACAATGCTACGTTTGGCTATACCTGTTAACCAACGTGTAGCTGTATGCATTTGGAGATTAGCTACAGGTGCACCACTTCGTGAAGTTTCTAAGCGATTTGGGCTTGGTATATCTACTTGTCATAAGATCGTGCTTGAGGTTTGCACAGCTATAAAAAGAGTACTAATGGGGAAGTTTGTACAATGGCCTGATGAGTTAAAGATGGAGGAAATTAAACGAGAGTTCGAAGTTGTTTCTGAAATTCAAACTATTTGTGGATCAATGTACACTACACATGTACCAATTATCGCGCCAAAGGAAAATATTACAGCTTATTTCAACAAAAGGCATACTGATAGGAATCAAAAGACATCGTATTCGGTTACAGTACAAGGTGTTGTTGATCATAAAGGGATTTTTACTGATGTTTGTATTGGATGGCCTGGATCAATGACAAATGATCAAGTCTTGGAAAAATCAGCACTTTTTGAAAGAGCGAATCGAGGAAATTTGAAGGATATTTGGGTTGTTGGGAATTCAGGATTTCCATTAACAGATTGGATTTTGGTTCCATTTACTCACCAGAATCTAACTTGGACTCAACATGCTTTTAATGAGAAAGTTAGTGATGTTCAAAAAGTTGCTAAAGAAGCATTTATGAGATTGAAAGCTAGATGGAGTTGTTTACAAAAAAGAACAGAAGTGAAACTTCAAGATTTGCCTGTTGTTCTTGGAGCTTGTTGTGTATTGCATAATATTTGTGAGATGAgaggtgaagaattaagtgaagaattaaggtTTGATTTGTTTGATGATGAAATAGTACCAGAAAATATTGTGAGATCAGTGAATGCTATGCAGGTTAGAGATCAGATTGCTCACAAGCTCTTGCATCATTATCATGCAGGCACCAGCTTCCTatag
- the LOC132030909 gene encoding LOW QUALITY PROTEIN: U-box domain-containing protein 34-like (The sequence of the model RefSeq protein was modified relative to this genomic sequence to represent the inferred CDS: inserted 1 base in 1 codon), producing the protein MKVNVDGDTGSSPPSATVTVAVAVKSAEGRGSQRAVKWAVEKLLHKAHRFVFIHVMPTITTIPTPSGEYIPVDGLEANVVKLYREDKRARCEEIFIPFKILCKRRNVETLVLEGNNPATVLLKYVNDSGIKSLVLGSFSPNYFARKLKGSSVPSIILKHALCCDVYVVSSTKLMTNSLNPFLASEGDLRTINKQQSSASSASTESVFHNRSSSLAVNHMSSPKFVHGNSSNNVNPQHQTNRNLEDVTTGLEAVKGCHSSTCSEQLDIQDEVARLRLELQDTLAMYNQACEDLTHAQNKVQLFSSQYLEESGKVNDAKKREESLRKIAAEEKEKHMEAEKEVEIARKLLSQEVYDRQIAELKALQQSLEKKKIVDALLSSDGRYRRFTREEIEVATNYFSESKMIGEGAYGKVYKGDLDHTPVAIKVLCSDASEKKEEFLKEVEVLSQLHHPHIVLLLGACPENGCLVYEYMENGSLEDYILERNSKLFPWFSRFRILFEVACALAFLHNSKPEPIIHRDMKPGNILLDKNLVCKIGDVGLAKIISDVVPESITEYRNSILAGTLGYMDPEYQRTGTLRPKSDLYAFGVIILQLLAARRPNGLITKFENAVNSNSLVDILDKSVPDWPLIEAEELARMALKCCKLRCRERPDLETEVLPLLKRLAEFADMHTNVERNPIQAPSPYLCPIVQKVMEDPQIAADGFTYERRAIKLWLTRYSVSPITKQRLQNKLITPNHTLRLAIQEWRXTFNIVQIEKNS; encoded by the exons ATGAAAGTGAACGTTGACGGAGATACTGGTAGTTCTCCGCCGTCTGCGACGGTCACGGTGGCGGTGGCAGTTAAGAGTGCTGAAGGGAGAGGAAGTCAACGTGCAGTAAAATGGGCTGTGGAGAAACTGTTGCATAAAGCTCATCGGTTTGTATTCATTCATGTTATGCCTACCATCACCACAATTCCAACTCCAT CAGGAGAGTATATTCCTGTTGATGGGCTTGAGGCCAACGTGGTGAAACTATATAGGGAGGATAAGAGGGCTAGATGTGAAGAAATCTTTATCCCATTCAAGATTTTATGCAAAAGAAGAaat GTTGAGACTTTGGTGCTAGAAGGGAATAATCCTGCAACAGTGCTCCTAAAATATGTAAATGACTCTGGGATTAAAAGTTTAGTCTTGGgctctttctctccaaattatTTTGCCAG GAAGCTGAAGGGATCAAGCGTGCCATCAATTATTCTAAAGCATGCTCTCTGTTGTGATGTTTATGTGGTGTCCTCAACTAAGCTTATGACAAATTCCTTAAATCCCTTCTTGGCTTCTG AAGGTGATCTTCGTACAATCAATAAACAACAATCCAGTGCATCTTCTGCCTCCACAGAAAGTGTCTTTCATAACAGATCGTCGTCACTTGCAGTTAATCATATGAGTTCTCCCAAATTTGTCCATGGGAACTCTTCCAACAATGTCAATCCTCAACACCAAACTAATCGAAATCTGGAAGATGTTACCACAGGTCTGGAGGCAGTGAAGGGATGTCATTCTTCCACTTGCTCAGAGCAG TTAGACATTCAGGATGAAGTGGCGAGGTTGCGCCTAGAATTACAAGATACTTTAGCAATGTACAATCAAGCATGTGAGGACCTGACCCATGCCCAAAACAAG GTCCAGTTATTTTCTTCGCAATACCTTGAAGAGTCTGGAAAAGTGAATGACgccaagaaaagagaagaaagtctAAGGAAAATTGCTGCTGAAGAGAAGGAGAAGCATATGGAAGCTGAGAAGGAGGTTGAGATAGCAAGAAAATTGCTTTCCCAAGAGGTTTATGACAGGCAGATAGCAGAGTTGAAGGCTCTTCAGCAGTCcttagagaaaaagaaaattgttgATGCACTATTATCATCTGATGGCAGGTATAGAAGGTTTACTAGAGAAGAGATTGAGGTTGCAACCAATTACTTTTCCGAGTCTAAGATGATTGGTGAAGGGGCATATGGGAAAGTTTACAAAGGCGATCTTGATCATACACCTGTTGCCATCAAAGTTCTTTGTTCTGATGcatcagaaaagaaagaggaatttcTAAAAGAG GTGGAGGTTCTAAGCCAGTTACATCACCCACACATTGTTTTACTGCTCGGAGCCTGTCCTGAAAATGGTTGCCTTGTTTATGAGTATATGGAGAATGGAAGCCTTGAAGATTACATTTTGGAACGGAACAGCAAATTGTTTCCCTGGTTTTCTCGATTCAGGATACTTTTTGAAGTGGCATGCGCTCTTGCATTCCTGCACAACTCAAAGCCTGAGCCTATTATTCATCGAGATATGAAACCAGGAAACATATTGTTGGACAAAAATCTTGTTTGCAAAATAGGAGATGTAGGTCTAGCAAAGATTATATCAGATGTTGTCCCAGAAAGTATTACAGAATATAGGAACTCTATTCTTGCTGGCACCCTTGGTTACATGGATCCAGAGTATCAACGAACTGGCACACTCAGACCAAAGTCTGATCTGTATGCATTTGGagtaataatacttcaattattGGCTGCTCGTCGTCCTAATGGCCTTATAACGAAATTTGAAAATGCTGTGAATAGTAATTCATTGGTGGATATACTTGATAAGTCAGTTCCTGATTGGCCATTGATTGAAGCAGAGGAGCTAGCTAGGATGGCGCTAAAATGCTGCAAGCTTAGATGCCGAGAAAGACCTGACCTCGAGACTGAAGTTCTTCCACTGTTGAAAAGACTTGCTGAATTTGCGGATATGCATACCAATGTAGAGAGGAACCCTATCCAGGCACCTAGTCCGTACTTATGCCCAATTGTTCAG AAAGTAATGGAAGATCCACAGATAGCAGCGGATGGATTTACGTATGAGCGTAGAGCAATAAAGTTATGGCTCACCAGATATAGTGTATCACCAATAACAAAACAGAGACTGCAGAACAAGTTGATTACACCAAACCACACACTGCGACTTGCTATACAAGAGTGGA TCACATTCAACATCGTTCAGATAGAGAAAAACTCGTGA
- the LOC132030910 gene encoding lycopene epsilon cyclase, chloroplastic codes for MECVGARNFAAMAVYTCPRFKSLGRRRIMPRKKQNLWPINMQVKCSSSSGSVVVKEDFADEEDYIKGGGSQLVFVQMQQKKDMDQQSKLSDKLRQISAGKTVLDLVVIGCGPAGLALAAESAKLGLNVGLVGPDLPFTNNYGVWEDEFKDLGLQACIEHVWRDTIVYLDDADPILIGRAYGRVSRHLLHEELLKRCVEAGVLYLNSKVDRIVEGTSGQSLVECEGDIVIPCRFVTVASGAASGKFLQYELGGPRVSVQTAYGVEVEVDNNPYDPSLMVFMDYRDYVTHDAQSLEAKYPTFLYAMPMSPTRVFFEETCLASKDAMPFDLLKKKLMLRLNTLGVRIKEIYEEEWSYIPVGGSLPNTEQKTLAFGAAASMVHPATGYSVVRSLSEAPKCASVLANILRQNNIKDMLTSPSTPSISTQAWNTLWPQERKRQRSFFLFGLALILQLDIEGIRSFFRAFFRVPKWMWQGFLGSSLSSADLMLFAFYMFIIAPNDMRKGLIRHLLSDPTGATMIRTYLTF; via the exons ATGGAGTGTGTTGGAGCTAGAAATTTTGCAGCAATGGCGGTTTATACGTGTCCGAGATTCAAGTCATTAGGAAGGAGGAGAATTATgccaagaaaaaaacaaaatttatgGCCTATAAATATGCAAGTGAAGTGTAGCAGTAGTAGTGGAAGTGTAGTTGTTAAAGAAGATTTTGCTGATGAAGAGGATTATATAAAAGGTGGTGGTTCACAACTTGTTTTTGTACAAATGCAGCAGAAAAAAGACATGGATCAGCAGTCTAAGCTTTCTGATAAG TTGCGACAAATATCAGCTGGAAAAACTGTACTGGACTTGGTGGTTATTGGCTGCGGTCCTGCTGGTCTTGCTCTTGCCGCAGAGTCAGCTAAATTAGGGTTGAACGTGGGGCTCGTTGGGCCTGATCTTCCTTTCACAAATAACTATGGTGTTTGGGAGGATGAGTTCAAAG aTCTTGGGCTTCAAGCCTGCATTGAACATGTTTGGAGGGATACAATTGTATATCTTGACGATGCTGATCCTATTCTTATTGGCCGTGCTTATGGAAGAGTTAGTCGCCATTTACTGCACGAGGAGTTACTCAAAAG GTGTGTGGAGGCAGGTGTTTTATATCTCAACTCGAAAGTGGATAGGATTGTTGAGGGCACAAGTGGCCAGAGTCTTGTAGAGTGCGAGGGTGACATTGTGATTCCATGCAG GTTTGTCACTGTCGCGTCTGGAGCAGCCTCGGGGAAATTCTTGCAATATGAGTTGGGAGGTCCAAGAGTTTCTGTTCAAACAGCTTATGGAGTGGAGGTTGAG gTCGATAACAATCCATATGACCCCAGCCTGatggttttcatggattatagAGACTATGTCACACACGACGCTCAATCTTTAGAAGCTAAATATCCAACGTTTCTCTATGCCATGCCCATGTCTCCAACACGAGTCTTTTTCGAG GAAACTTGTTTGGCTTCAAAAGATGCAATGCCATTTGATCTGTTAAAGAAAAAACTGATGTTACGATTGAACACACTGGGCGTAAGAATTAAAGAAATTTACGAGGAG GAATGGTCTTACATACCGGTTGGTGGATCCTTGCCAAATACAGAACAAAAAACACTTGCATTTGGTGCTGCTGCTAGCATGGTTCATCCAGCCACAG GTTATTCAGTTGTTAGATCACTGTCCGAAGCTCCAAAATGCGCCTCCGTACTTGCAAATATTTTACGACAAAATAATATCAAGGACATGCTTACCAGTCCAAGTactccaagtatttcaactcaaG CTTGGAACACCCTTTGGCCACAAGAACGAAAACGACAAAGATCATTTTTCCTATTTGGATTAGCACTCATATTACAGCTGGATATTGAGGGAATAAGGTCATTTTTCCGCGCATTCTTCCGTGTGCCAAAATG GATGTGGCAGGgatttcttggttcaagtctTTCCTCAGCAGACCTCATGTTATTTGCCTTCTACATGTTTATCATTGCACCAAATGACATGAGAAAAGGCCTAATCAGACATCTTTTATCTGATCCAACTGGTGCAACAATGATAAGAACTTATCTTACATTTTAA